The genomic window CGGTGTCCACGTACTGGCAGCCCCCGTAGTACCGCTTGCCGGGATAGCCCTCGGCATATTTGTTGGTCATCAGAGAGCCCTGCGCGGCAAGGACCGCGGGGCTGGCGAAGTTCTCGGAGGCGATTAGGAGGAGTTTTTCTTTCTGGCGGGCTTCCTCGGCCTTGATCGCGGCGTAGACGGCCGGATCGGACTTTTTCAAGGCCTGCATGGACGCTTCGGCATCACTCATGGCTTACTCGTCCTTGCCTTTTTTCTTTTTCTCTTTCTTTTCAATCACCTCGTGCTTCTCGGCCTTTTCGTGCTTGTCGTGCTTCTCGTGTTTCGCTTTTTTGTCGTGCTTCTTGTGCTCGTCGTGGCCCTCGGCCGCCTCGTCGGTTGCAGCCTCCTCGTGATGTTTCACGACCTCGACCGTCACCGTCGCCGTGACGTCGCGATGCAGCTTCACCGGCACCACCACCGACCCGAGCGCCTTAATTGGCTGCGCGAGATGGATCTTCTTGCGGTCCACCGTCACGCCCTTCCCGGCCAGCCCCTCTTCGATATCCTTGCTCGTGATTGAACCAAAGATCTTGCCATCCTTGCCGGCCTTCACCGTGAAGCTCAGCGACACGGCAGAGATTTGTTTCGCAAAGGTCTCCAGTTCGAGCCTTTCCTTGCGAGCCTTCTCGGCCACGATGCGCTTATGGTGCTCGAATTCCTTGACATTCCGCTCATTGGCTTCAATCGCCTTCTTGCGGGGGAGCAGATAGTTGCGGGCAAAGCCGTCGGACACCTCCAGTACGTCACCCAGGTGTCCCACGCCCTCGATGTGTTCCTTCAACAGCACTTTCATGTGGCGTAACTCCTTCTGTGTGAAGGCGAAATGATACGGACTCGGTCGGGCAAAAGTCAATCAAGGAATGGGCCAAAAATCGCTGATTTTTGGAGGGCCACCACAAGATTCTGTGGTGCGCGAATTGCTCAAACAACACAAAACTGGCGGACTTTTTCACCGTCCTGCTATGATGCGTGCAATGAAACTCTCTGACCTGCTTTATTATTATAGTCGCGCGCTGGCCGAGGAAAGCCGGGCAGTGCTGAATCGCAACGGCGACACACCGATTGCCTCCCCAAACGGCCGGCAGATGGCGGCCGTCGGCACACTCTTACTCTATAAGATAGCCCTGCCGGCTGGCACGCATCTGCCGGAAGATTTGCCGGTCAGTCTCGTGCCGGGTGACACAGCAAGCGACCTCGAACCGACGGAAGGCGTCGTGATCGGCCACGCCCCCGACGCGGCACTCGTTCAAACCTACGAATCGCTTGGCCAGAACGTCGGCCCCACGACCATCGTCCCTGATGCGGCCGGGTTTGTTCAGACCGTTTCGCAGCGACTGTCCATTATGGCCACCCAGGCCGACAAGTTCACACTGGGGCCCGCCGAGCGTTTGATCCCCTGGCTCCATCCGGACGA from Nitrospira sp. includes these protein-coding regions:
- a CDS encoding 50S ribosomal protein L9 encodes the protein MKVLLKEHIEGVGHLGDVLEVSDGFARNYLLPRKKAIEANERNVKEFEHHKRIVAEKARKERLELETFAKQISAVSLSFTVKAGKDGKIFGSITSKDIEEGLAGKGVTVDRKKIHLAQPIKALGSVVVPVKLHRDVTATVTVEVVKHHEEAATDEAAEGHDEHKKHDKKAKHEKHDKHEKAEKHEVIEKKEKKKKGKDE